In one window of Mercurialis annua linkage group LG4, ddMerAnnu1.2, whole genome shotgun sequence DNA:
- the LOC126676937 gene encoding 14 kDa proline-rich protein DC2.15-like: MASRVAASTALLLSLNLLFFTLVSSTYCPPPPSKLPKPHPTNPTPVPSTNPGKCPKDTLKLGVCVNLLKDLLSVTIGKPPKTPCCSLIAGLVDLEAAVCLCTTIKASLLGINLNLPVNLSLLLNYCGKNVPTGFECP; this comes from the coding sequence ATGGCTTCAAGAGTTGCTGCATCCACTGCCCTTCTCCTCTCCCTCAATCTTCTCTTCTTCACTTTGGTGAGCTCGACCTATTGCCCACCGCCACCATCGAAACTCCCTAAACCGCACCCTACCAACCCAACACCGGTGCCATCAACAAACCCGGGTAAATGCCCCAAAGATACTTTGAAGCTTGGTGTATGTGTTAATCTGCTCAAGGATTTGCTGAGTGTTACAATTGGTAAACCACCAAAGACCCCTTGTTGCAGCCTTATCGCCGGTCTTGTTGATCTTGAAGCTGCGGTTTGCCTTTGCACTACCATTAAGGCTAGTCTCTTGGGCATCAACTTAAACCTTCCGGTTAACTTGAGCTTGTTGCTTAACTACTGTGGCAAGAACGTTCCTACAGGATTCGAGTGCCCATAA